The following is a genomic window from Planctomycetota bacterium.
AGGCGTGCCACGACGACCATCGCCTGACTTTCCGCCGTTACGCCGTCGATGACGTGCCCGAAGACGCGGTCGCCCGGCGTCCATTCGCCATTCCAGCCGGCGACGATTTCCGAGGCGCGCAATTCTCGAGCGGCCCGGACGATGCCTCGTACCGGGTTGTCGTCGATACGCACCGTCGATACCGCGCGCACACTGGCCGATGTTGCGTGCAGAAGGGCGCGTTCCATCAGCCGTTCGGCGGCCGCCACGTTGCTGGCCTCATCGCTTCCTCCTCGGGCGACGGCCACGGGATACACCGGCTCCTCGCTGTCGGGGCTGCGAAGCAACAGGGCCAGCTCCATCAGACTGGCCGACGTCTCTGGGTTGGCCAGCGGAATGAGAATCCGCTCGGGCGCATTCGCCGGCTCGTACGGCCGCGACGCCTCGGCGAGCGCCACTTGACGTCCAAACGCCTGCACCAAACTCGGTCCAATCAGACACGTGAGCACGATGACCAGCACAACGGCATTGACCGCTGTTTGGCTAAACAGGCCGATATCGAACCCGATCAGCGTGACCGCCAACGTCGCGGCAGCCTGCGGCATCGTGAGGCCGGCCACGGTAAGACCCTCCGGCACGGAAAACTTCATCAGCGGAATACTGAGCGCCGCTGCCGTGCCCTTGCCAACGAGTACGATGCCCGTGAACAACAGCGCCAAGCCCCACACTTCGAGCGACCCGAGCACCCGGACATCGACCAGCAACCCGACCGACACTAGAAAGAACGGTACCAGGATCGCGTCGCCGACGAACCGGAGCCGGGTCATCAGTGGGCTTCGCTTCGGGATGAGTTGGTTCAGGGCGATGCCCGCCAGGAACGCCCCGATGATCGGCGCAA
Proteins encoded in this region:
- a CDS encoding cation:proton antiporter, producing LGYGWPAAALLGSIVGSHTLLALPLAQQLGIAKNRALVIATGATLVTDLVSLLVLAVVQGVVSGDAGPTFWLSFAIGASIWGVLVMIGLPRVARSFFYRVRREDDAAFAFLLASVFLAAWTASLVGLAPIIGAFLAGIALNQLIPKRSPLMTRLRFVGDAILVPFFLVSVGLLVDVRVLGSLEVWGLALLFTGIVLVGKGTAAALSIPLMKFSVPEGLTVAGLTMPQAAATLAVTLIGFDIGLFSQTAVNAVVLVIVLTCLIGPSLVQAFGRQVALAEASRPYEPANAPERILIPLANPETSASLMELALLLRSPDSEEPVYPVAVARGGSDEASNVAAAERLMERALLHATSASVRAVSTVRIDDNPVRGIVRAARELRASEIVAGWNGEWTPGDRVFGHVIDGVTAESQAMVVVARLEAPLAAAKRLLLLTPPLAYREAGFARAARVLKVLAKQKGLELVLIAESTEFEEVDARFDAARPDVTIEPQPVNSWRDAVRTLDEIATTGDVLALVDV